One window of the Eucalyptus grandis isolate ANBG69807.140 chromosome 8, ASM1654582v1, whole genome shotgun sequence genome contains the following:
- the LOC104456812 gene encoding potassium transporter 5 — MNGKKLSSYKLRRYDSLDIESAKYLGHHRHGSKQAVEWPVILSLAFQSIGIVYGDIGTSPLYVYSSTFSQGIKHDDDVLGVLSLIFHTITLIPLIKYVFIVLRATDNGDGGTFALYSLLCRYARIGLIPSQQPENQDVSNFQLEPSSNRLLRASRLKSKLEKSQFAKFFLLFATMLGTSMVIGDGVLTPCISVLSAVGGIKRATSSVTEDMIVWISVAILVCLFTVQRFGTDKVGYSFAPIICVWFASVGTIGLYNFIKYDPGVIKAINPVYIVDYFRRNKKEGWISLGGIVLAITGTEALFADVGHFTVRSIQISMCTATYPSLILAYAGQASFLRKHNSLVNDAFYESIPGPLYWPMFVIAILAAIIASQAMISGTFSIIQQSLSLGCFPRVKIVHMSSKYEGQVYIPEINYLLMMACVGVTLGFRTTEKIGNAYGIAVVFVMTLTSGFLVLIMIMIWKWNIFFVIAYILVVGTVELLYLSSVLYKFYRGGYLPLAFAALLMTIMYVWNHVYRRKYYYELDHKMSPEKLREIATDPASLCCLPGLAVFYSELVQGIPPIFKHYVENVPAIHSVVIFVSIKSLPVSKVPSEEQFLFRRVEPQELNVFRCVVRYGYTDSRNEHDEPFERLLFQRLREYVMEEHWTMTHQERLNKGKDGDERLVDRLESAENCENGVKKEIDDEANDNCKYKAQEASEREIRVLDRAWRAGVVHLIGENEVVAGKGASLGKRVLIDYAYNFLKKNLRQSDKIFDIPHKRMLKVGMTYEL; from the exons ATGAATGGGAAGAAGCTCTCAAGCTACAAGTTGCGCAGATACGACTCGTTAGATATCGAATCTGCTAAGTACCTCGGTCACCATCGTCATGGCTCCAAGCAA GCAGTGGAGTGGCCGGTGATACTGAGTCTGGCGTTCCAGAGCATAGGGATAGTGTACGGGGACATCGGCACGTCCCCGCTTTACGTGTACTCGAGCACATTCAGCCAGGGCATCAAGCACGATGACGATGTCCTGGGCGTCCTCTCCCTCATCTTCCACACCATCACCTTGATCCCTCTCATCAAGTACGTCTTCATTGTCCTGCGCGCCACCGACAACGGCGACG GAGGGACATTTGCATTGTACTCGCTATTATGCCGATATGCAAGGATAGGGTTGATCCCGAGTCAACAACCAGAAAATCAAGATGTGTCTAATTTCCAGCTAGAGCCGTCAAGCAATCGCCTACTCAGGGCATCAAGGCTCAAGTCCAAGCTCGAGAAGAGCCAGTTCGCCAAGTTCTTCTTACTCTTTGCCACCATGCTTGGCACTTCCATGGTGATTGGTGATGGTGTCCTCACTCCTTGCATCTCTG TTCTGTCAGCTGTTGGAGGGATCAAGCGAGCTACTTCTTCAGTGACAGAAG ATATGATAGTTTGGATTTCGGTGGCGATACTGGTGTGCTTGTTCACGGTCCAAAGGTTCGGGACTGATAAAGTTGGATACAGTTTCGCTCCAATCATATGTGTTTGGTTTGCATCTGTTGGCACGATTGGTCTCTACAATTTCATCAAGTACGACCCAGGAGTCATCAAAGCCATCAATCCAGTTTACATCGTCGATTACTTTCGGAGGAACAAGAAGGAAGGATGGATATCTCTCGGTGGCATTGTCCTTGCCATAACAG GAACGGAGGCATTATTTGCCGATGTTGGGCACTTCACGGTCCGTTCAATACAGATTAGCATGTGTACCGCGACATACCCCTCGCTTATATTGGCATACGCTGGACAGGCCTCATTTCTTCGAAAGCATAACAGCCTTGTCAATGACGCATTCTATGAATCTATACCTG GGCCTTTATATTGGCCGATGTTCGTGATCGCAATACTGGCAGCGATCATTGCGAGCCAAGCTATGATCTCAGGGACGTTTTCGATCATCCAACAATCACTCTCACTTGGGTGCTTTCCTCGCGTTAAAATTGTGCATATGTCGTCAAAATACGAAGGACAGGTTTACATACCGGAAATTAATTATCTCCTGATGATGGCATGCGTTGGGGTCACTCTTGGCTTCAGGACTACTGAGAAAATAGGCAATGCCTATG GCATAGCGGTGGTTTTTGTGATGACCCTCACATCTGGATTCCTGGTGCTCATCATGATCATGATATGGAAATGGAACATCTTCTTCGTGATCGCTTATATTCTAGTTGTAGGCACTGTGGAGCTTCTCTACTTGAGCTCGGTCCTCTACAAATTCTACCGAGGAGGATACCTTCCATTGGCCTTTGCCGCCCTCCTTATGACCATAATGTACGTGTGGAACCACGTGTACCGGCGCAAGTATTACTATGAGCTCGATCACAAGATGTCACCGGAGAAGCTCAGGGAGATTGCCACAGACCCCGCCAGCCTCTGCTGCTTACCGGGGCTCGCTGTCTTCTACTCGGAGCTCGTCCAAGGGATCCCCCCGATCTTCAAGCACTATGTGGAGAACGTGCCTGCTATCCACTCAGTTGTCATTTTCGTCTCGATAAAGTCGCTCCCGGTAAGCAAAGTTCCGTCAGAAGAGCAGTTCCTGTTCCGCCGAGTTGAGCCGCAGGAGCTCAATGTGTTTCGGTGCGTCGTGAGGTATGGGTACACCGACTCACGGAATGAGCACGATGAGCCGTTCGAGAGGCTCCTATTTCAAAGGCTCAGGGAGTATGTAATGGAAGAGCACTGGACTATGACCCATCAAGAGAGATTGAACAAGGGCAAGGATGGTGACGAGAGATTAGTTGATAGGTTAGAGAGTGCAGAGAATTGTGAGAATGGGGTCAAAAAAGAGATCGATGATGAAGCGAATGACAATTGCAAATATAAGGCACAAGAGGCATCGGAGAGAGAGATTCGAGTGCTGGATAGGGCTTGGCGTGCGGGTGTGGTTCACTTAATTGGTGAGAATGAGGTGGTGGCAGGGAAAGGGGCTAGTTTGGGGAAGAGGGTCTTGATTGACTATGCTTACAACTTCCTGAAGAAGAACTTGAGGCAGAGTGACAAGATCTTTGACATTCCACACAAGCGAATGTTGAAGGTGGGAATGACTTATGAACTTTAG